The genomic DNA AAGCTGCCAGCTACAGAAGACCCACCATCGCTAAAATGGTGAACCTAGCAGTGTGGCTCATGTCCATATTGGTTATCCTACCCATCATTATCTTTGCAGACACAGCCACCAACTCCGACGGCTCAGCTGCCTGCAATATGCAGATGCCGAAGCCTGCCAAGCAATGGCTGGCAGTGTTCGTGGTCTACGTGTTTTTAATGGGCTTTCTCATTCCCGTCGTCGCCATCTGCCTGTGCTACATCCTCATTATTGTCAAGATGAGAGTGGTGGCTCTTAAAGCAGGCTGGCAACAGCGCAAGAAGTCGGAGAGAAAGATCACTTTGATGGTGATGATGGTCGTGACGGTGTTTGTGATGTGCTGGATGCCATTTTACATAGTTCAGCTCGTGAATGTCTTTGTGGGGCAACAAGACGCGACTGTCAGCCAGCTCGCCGTCATCTTAGGATATGCCAATAGCTGTGCCAACCCCATCCTCTACGGCTTTCTCTCGGACAACTTTAAGAGATCATTCCAGAGAATCTTGTGTCTACGATGGATGGACAATGTTGCAGAGGAGCCCATAGATTACTATGCCACGGCTCTCAAAAGCAGAGCCTACAGCGTGGAAGACTTCCAACAGGACCCGCTGGAGTCGAATAGTGTGTATCGCAACGGTACTTGTACCTCAAGGACCACCACCCTCTGACTTATCACAAGGCATTTGTACAATAATAGAACCCGAACAATACCGGAGAAAATCACTATCTGCGTTCATCTGGTTGCACTTGTTCTTTATTCATGGGAAAGATTTCTGCTGCCGTTTTCTGATTTTGCTCCCTACTCTGTTGCTTTAGGTTGTGAAGTGTGAGCGATGACATTTGCACAGGGCTGTTTATCGAGGTCGCGATTCTTCAGCTATTTGTATCTTTATTTTTATATGCATCGGGTATCTTTGTGAAGCTTTCTCTCTTATTTCAGGCTAAGGGGAAGGTAAAATGTTGCCGTGCCTGCACAGCTTCATGCCGTTGCTGGGGTAAAATGTAAGATTAATTTAAAATATGTTTTTGCATTCAAAGATTCAGGCTTCTTTGAAAATGTAAGTATTGTGGCATTTTACAACTATTTTACCTTTCCCCCATTGAATTCCACATGTTAACAGTCCGTAGTGTCACATCAAGGGCCAGAGGCAATTCTTTAAAGTGACCGGATGGCGGAAGTCAGTTTGTAATTTTTTGCTCCATAGGTGCTGAAAAACAGCAGAATATAACTGCCGGACTAACCTTGCTTCAGCTAGGAAATGAAGGATTGTATTACAACTTCCCTAAAATATACGTTCTTTAGACAATTAAAATGGATTTTTATTGCGTCTTTCAATGAGTACTAATTGAAGAACCCTATCTCGGCACTAATTTCACTTGGAATTAATGATTAAATAATCGAGGATGATTTTACCACTATACTGCAATTTAATAGAATGAGAAGGTGACAGCTTCAGCCCGTACAGTTTCTCTTCACTTCAGCTACTCTCCATGCCGTTTCAAATCTCTTTTTCGAGTTGCATTGTTTGCAGGAAAGGGGGTATTTTTCAAATGTTAGATGCAAATCTGTGCAAATGCCAAGTCAGGACCTACTGGAACTAAAAAAAAACTCAAGTTACAGTATTAAGAGCTCAAAGGCGTTTGAAACCTGAATCCACGCTTTTCTATTTAATTATATATAAGTGTATTACTGAACAGCAATTCCTATTTGTTCAAACAAACAAAAAGAACGACGCGCATTTCAAAATGCAAATTGGCATTGACAGGGCTCGGTTCACCACAGCCTTGATAAAGAGTTCGCAGAAGTGGCAATATGGTTTTATTGGCAGGGCTCGTCTCTTTTAACATTTCCTGCTGGAGTATTCGAAATGGCAGCGCTACTGACAGACTTTTAAAGTTGCATTTTGTTGTTTAAAAGACTCACTGACATCCTTTAGACAGTTTAGCAGTTCATATCTTACAGAAAACCTGTAAATAAATATCATCCAAGTTAAGTTTTCCGGCACGGGGTACACTATTGAATCAAGTCAAAGCTGAAAATATTAAAGCTGATGTGATATTAACTGATAGGAGGCCTCTATATTTGTTCTCAGGCAAAGTAAAACACGCGGTGTGAAAAGATGAGTTCAATGCATATACGTTTGGTTTGTAAATGTATCCTGTGCAATTGCACACTTCCGTTTAGACAGGTTTCTAAATGGCTACAATGTGTTGAGACATCCGTCCATTGCCATGTATCTACTCGTTTCTGTTGCTCAGTATGGCACTTTATAGTAGGAAGTCATCAAATCTGTGTTATTATTTAAACCAAGTGCTTTTAATTCTCCAACACATTAAAGATCAAGTCTGTGTTAAGTTATTTTTTAAAGAATTCAATGAAAATATCGGTACATATTTTAAACAAAGCCATAGTACATTTCAGGTGGATTTTTTCTGGTATTCAAGCGGTAGTGTTTTCATGGCTGCCGTCCAAACTTGCGTTTCCTGGAAACTACATTTACTCATCCGATCAATGTCAATATAACTACCCGCTTTACATGGTTGAAGTAACGCTAACTGCACTTTCCTATTGAATTTCTTGGGTTGTTGGCATAACTATATGACCACGTGTTCTATATTTCTCAGTCACTGCAATGTTTTTCTTGTACAAATTGCTAGTATATATTTCTAGCGTATCATTTAGCAAAAGTCACAAAGCAACTCGCAGCAACAAACCGGTAAGCAGAAGGCGGACAAAACTTCTATTCTTTTTGAATAGTTTAAGCTTGTAATATAATTGAATATACCATTGAGAAGAACAAAGGGCACAGCGCTGCACCTGATTTAAGTGTCCTACATTATCCGTGTAGCCTAAAAATCACTGATTATTTGCTGTTAGGAAGTCCACTCTTCCTTCATCTCAAACCAGATAAAGCATACATTACCCTTGTTTTAACGATCGTTACATTTCCCCATTTAAAAAACCTCCTACGGTATATTGAAGTTAACACACACTGCCTGTGGGCGTTGGTGTAATTGAGAGCAGTTGTAGAGCGCCTGGGCGTGGTTCCTCAGTGTGCTATACATTCGCTTATTTCACCGTTTTCCCTGGGAGCGTTAACTTCACTTTCACACGCTGAAGGGGTTTCCACGTAATGATTCGCATTTGCAACATTTCCTGTTCTCTCCGCGGCATTTTCGTTTACTTGATGAACAGAATCTGTATTTTTAGTCGCTAGACGATGTTCACTGGGTGCTTTTTTCTGGATGTCTCTTTTCCCCCGTTCCCTGATAATTATTACCGCAATTGCAATCAGCAGCATCAAAACTAAGATCCCTATAACGATCTGATATATTAGGAAGGACGCGTTTGAGTGAGCTTCCTGCCTGCTTTGTTCTGAACCTCTGAAAGTTGGAGAGAATGTAACTGTTGAATTTTCAGCTGGTTGAAGGAAATGTGTTGTTGGAGTTTTGGTGGCTGATGTAGCAACAAGAAATGAAGAGATGTTGGCAGCCATACTCTCACTGCCCTTGTGACGGCTCCTGGACGACTCGTTGAAGCCACGATCCAAAGCTCCCTCAGGAACACATTTGCTTTGCTGTAGGTCCACTAAAAAACCCTTGTCACAATAACAGAAGAAGTCTTCGTGGGACGGAAAACATCCATTTCGACAAGAGCCATCATTTGTTTTTTCCCAACAGCTGTTGCACAGAGATTCCAAGTTTCTAGAAGATGACCACTTCATTTCCCCTATCTGAAGCTCACACTTCAAAGCGATAGACTTGCCATTGATGCAACTAATGATTGCCACTGAACCCCCGGGTACACCAGAGAAAAACGAACTTTCACTCTGGTGGGGGGTTTTGTAAACCACCTTTCCAACTTCAGGATTTAGGCTTTCACACATTTCGTACTTGCAAATGAAACCATCTTTTTCTTTGCCACATGAGGAAGTTTTCCATTTAAGTTGGATTTGGTTTGTAAAGTTCACTTGAAGTTGCACACATCTCTCGTGTGTGCAGGTTGGCTGAGGTTCTTGAATCCAGGAACTGTAGGTGGAATGGTCATTCCCATTGACCCAGAAGAATCCGCGTAATGGTTTTTCAGCAAAGTAACACTGCTTGGTCTTTCTGCGGAGTCCTATCCACAGGTGATGCAGTTGTGGTGTGACTTTCACATTGGTTGCCAAAAGCTGCCGAATGTTCTCTGCTTCAGCCTGACTTTTCATGGTGGTCAAAATTCCTTTTTTGTCTTCGCAGAGTTTCTTTGCATGTAAAAAGGAGCCTCCGTCCCAGTGCAAACTGTAACACAGCCCACCATTGCAAAACCTTTGTGTTGTTGCGTGGCACTGGACCCCAGACTTTAGCAAATAATCCTGTAACCAAAGTAAAATGAAAACTGAACGAAGCATGATAGATTTCGCCGAGAGTATTTGCATTAGCACTGCTTTCTCAGACTGAGCGGCTCGGACTTAAGTTAGCTTTGTCTACACTTGACTCCCACTTCCCGACTGTAATAAAGCAAACTAAAATACGCCCCAGCTACAGGGGAAGTCTGGTCACTATATTTATGGCTTTTGTATCCTGTGGCGTGTTGGTAGGGAGTAGGAATTGAACACTTTAAAGAGACATTGTCCTCAGCAGAAAGTGTTTGCAAATATGAAGAGTTTTCCCAATCTAGGACAGTGTGGAGTGAAAGGCTAAATGGTTGGAATAGGCATAACTATTAACGTTATATAATAGTTATATAACGTCAAGGAACAAGGATTGTGGGTTCAGGGCAGCACAAATAGAATGAGAGAGGACACAGCGTACAGAGTAATACAGATAACTAGAGAATGATTCAGCTTTGAGGTCTGTTCTAAATAAGCATTGGGGTCCTCTATTACACAAAACCAGTCACGTGACATCTACTGAGTCAGGATGACATAACAGTTGTTGACAAAGAAACTGTACAAGTAGAGGTGTTGAGGAAGGGATATAAATATGGTATAAAACACTTGGCAAACTCAGCATTAGGAACTGCCTGGATTGATGATGCTCCTAGACTGATTAGTATTATAGGGGTGAATGTAGAGACATGCTTGTATTAGTCATGTGAACTGTCAAATAAAATCCATCAAGTTAATCTGACTCCTGGGTTGTGATTCTTCATTCAAAATGCGGATCATTCTGACAACACCATAAGAACGTATATCAGGTTAAAATTCATTGCCTCATTCTTATGTCAAATCATCACAATGGGTGAAATATTTTACTCTGCCCATGTCCAGCAATTGCAGAGAAGCAATTAAAGATAGTAAACAATGCTGAGCTATATTACCAAATCAATGGAGTTTAAGCCTGTGCAGTGCTTTGCTCAGGTCGCACCTTGAATATTGTGTTCAGTATTGGCCACCCAGGCGTAGAGtggagagtttttttttattcttcatgggatgtgggcatctctgacagggccagcatttgttgcccatcctaattacccttgacaaccgaatagcttgctaggccatttcagagggcagttaagagtcaaccacattgctgtgcatctggagtcaccagataaggacagcagagttccttccctaaaggacattaatgaaccagatgggtttttacaacaactgatgatagtttcatggcaccattactgatactagcttccaattccagattttaatgaattaattcactttattaattgaatttaaattgcaccagctgccatggtgggatttgaacccatatccccagagcattagcctggccctctggattactagttcagtgatattatcactatgccaTTGTCTTCTCTGAAGTGTGAAGCATTAATCTATAGAGTAAATCCCTTCCTGCAGACTGGAATGGCATGAAGGGAATTTCCAAGAGAAGACTCCACTTTCAAGGCAGAGGTTCCTGAGGGAAAGCTTGGGGCCTCATATCAATGAACAACTCCACCAGCGTCTTGATGTTGCTGCACAGTTCTGATTGCCACAGCACAAAAGAGCCATGGTAAAAGAAAGGTTGATTGCCAGTGCTGATCGGATGAACTTCGAAGAATGCTTAGAAAAGTTAGGGTTCTTCAGCCTCAAAGTGAGTTTATAGGGACAATAAGATAAAGAAAACAAGTCCAAGCTAATACTTATGGTTTCACTACATCAGCAGGACAAAAGAGTTCAGATTCATCATTGTGAAGGGCAAGTTTCGGATAAATATCAACAGTATTTCTTTACACACGGGGTGATCAAGGATTGCCAGGAATGATGATTGACACTAGGACTTGGGACTCATTTAAGAAGTAGCTATATA from Heterodontus francisci isolate sHetFra1 chromosome 9, sHetFra1.hap1, whole genome shotgun sequence includes the following:
- the sstr1a gene encoding somatostatin receptor type 1; amino-acid sequence: MLPNDSAKHLAVLDGAMDTANVTRNGTSSGTQYSAILISFIYSVVCFVGLCGNSLVIYVILRYAKMKTATNIYILNLAIADELLMLSVPFLVTSTLLGHWPFGSLLCRLVLSVDAINMFTSIYCLTVLSVDRYIAVVHPIKAASYRRPTIAKMVNLAVWLMSILVILPIIIFADTATNSDGSAACNMQMPKPAKQWLAVFVVYVFLMGFLIPVVAICLCYILIIVKMRVVALKAGWQQRKKSERKITLMVMMVVTVFVMCWMPFYIVQLVNVFVGQQDATVSQLAVILGYANSCANPILYGFLSDNFKRSFQRILCLRWMDNVAEEPIDYYATALKSRAYSVEDFQQDPLESNSVYRNGTCTSRTTTL
- the LOC137373846 gene encoding complement component C1q receptor-like, with the translated sequence MQILSAKSIMLRSVFILLWLQDYLLKSGVQCHATTQRFCNGGLCYSLHWDGGSFLHAKKLCEDKKGILTTMKSQAEAENIRQLLATNVKVTPQLHHLWIGLRRKTKQCYFAEKPLRGFFWVNGNDHSTYSSWIQEPQPTCTHERCVQLQVNFTNQIQLKWKTSSCGKEKDGFICKYEMCESLNPEVGKVVYKTPHQSESSFFSGVPGGSVAIISCINGKSIALKCELQIGEMKWSSSRNLESLCNSCWEKTNDGSCRNGCFPSHEDFFCYCDKGFLVDLQQSKCVPEGALDRGFNESSRSRHKGSESMAANISSFLVATSATKTPTTHFLQPAENSTVTFSPTFRGSEQSRQEAHSNASFLIYQIVIGILVLMLLIAIAVIIIRERGKRDIQKKAPSEHRLATKNTDSVHQVNENAAERTGNVANANHYVETPSACESEVNAPRENGEISECIAH